The Amaranthus tricolor cultivar Red isolate AtriRed21 chromosome 14, ASM2621246v1, whole genome shotgun sequence DNA window ATGAAAATTATTATACTGAGGGgccgtttggttcgcacaaggaAATCGGAATGaaatgaggaaagggaatggaagaaaaaggaatagattcccctaatttagcctagtcgtttggctGCGTTCAGAAAACGAAatgaaatgctcattgattcccttgctgtttggttcaagttaagggatcaaattatgagtttttaaattcttttatattttttccaaaaataactagttattatatgataaacttgataaacttattttttaaaaaaatatcattaacttgtatcatcttttcctgtaatatgaagaaaaaaaaatataactctaaataatatctttctagctccattgattacaaataataataataataataataataataataataataataatagaaataataatataaataaaattaataacaataagtgcgactggtatttttttaaatttttttaatttttttaatttcgaattatgaaatttttttgtttaattaatttattttttattgttatttaaataaatgttgtaataaattattttattttaatataatattatattatgataatgttattataataattagttttgaatttaaataatttatttgaatgtttaattattttttaatataataataatatattaattaaaatttagttgttaattaatttttaattttttattaataattttttttattaatttagttgataatagtgttattatgtccaatggcaaattcgtaattttttaaaatctaggggcaaattcgtaatttaatTAGGGGTggcaataaaaatgaaaatagtgGCGAATTATAACAATACCCATAAATaaaagttcaaattttaagtgatgggtaatgaagtggggaatggaatgggaaagtgTAGGGGGGTGGGGAATGAGGGTATAATAGTTTGGGGTAAACCCAAAACTAAAATGGGGGAAAGGGAATGATAGAAAGTgacaaacaaacaacaacaaagggaattgggtattttcattccctttccctttgatTATTACCCCCAACCAAATGGCCCCTAAgtatgttatatttttatgtttagtaAATAGTAATGAGAAAAATATAGGGAATGTCGGAAAGGGAATGAGAATGGGAAAAACCCCTTAATTTTCTAGAAAAAATTAACATGGAGACAGTGGTAATTGATGGGTGAGAATTGAGatatatgtaaaaaaaagtaatttatccttatttattaaaaaatttgaacatgttattttatttaaaaagggttaaatgataaatttaacaATTTATTCCTAATATTATTATCACACATACCAAACAAAGacttgaattatatttttaacaatTCCCAATAATCAATTTTCAATCCCAATCCACTTTTATATCCTTAAATTTCAATTCCTACATACCAAACACTCTCTAACTATGTATAATATTAttggaaattaaattttaaacactGTAATTTGGAATTTTTGGCTTATTGGGGCGTTAACTTGTGGATAATCATAAGGGAAATTTCATGTAGTAATCTtgaatttttagctttttttttataatagacaaaatttattttagtccACGTGGTGACATTGACCTTTTAGCTTTTCCACAAGGtaaacaaaagaaaagtttttttttttgttaattttgcgATATTTTTACCCAATGTAacgaaattttatttgaaaaacaaACATCGAGATCATCCTAATTGACCACATATTTCGAAATCTAGttgaaataattacttaagttaaccaaaaacttaacacTTTGTCTACAACATGGAAAACTTGAAAGTTTAAGGTTACCACgcgaatttaaaaaatatatgtggaAAAGCAAAAAACTGAAAGTCACCATATAGAATTTCCCTTTCCATAAATTACTGCAACATACGAGTAGAAATTTTAACAATCACAATGTTGAAATTGCCTCATCGAAAAACCGTCTATCATAAGAATAGCTCAAAGTTGTACTTTTACCAAAAATGGGAGATGTTAGTCTCActctctccatacttggtaacaAAATATTAACCAAGTTGAATATGCTATATTCGCCATCACAACGGAAAAGGAAACTTCACATTTTTATGAATAAGTACATACATACAACTACAAATGATTGTAACTGAACCATAAATCAAACAGGAAAACTCAAACCAATAGTTTAAAATGAATCGACTCTAAAGAGGGCATTAGCCGAATCTAACCATTGGTTTTGGTCATGttagttcaatttcaaaaaaaaaaaaactgcttGAACCGAACCATTGAAACTAGTCAATATAAAGTTAAGTACAAATACTTGTACTTTTAACTTAAATACaataagaaaaatatcataatttttaaaattgcacagatctttaaagaatttgttaatttttgctTCACCTTTTTGTTGATTTATgagtaattaaataaattaagtaagttCAAATAAGTTGAAAATCCATCATAATACCCTTAATTAAACGTTTTGTTTTGATAATTGAGTGACCAATTCAACACTATTAAGTGGTGCAACCCTTGTATTCTTCTATTAAGTCTAGTGGTTGATTGAAAAATGCATTACTTTTAAATGCCATTAAATAAACCGTTAGTAGATCAGTTGAAGCGTGATTTATTAAAGCGAGCATAGTGATAAGAAATCAAGCGAAATTCCAAGCATTCCCACAGGTTGTAAAAACAGTTGATCATTAAGGTTTTGACAAAATAATGCATGCATGTGAATGAATTTAATTTTCCATGCATGTAGTCTCCACCACTTTACTAACTAAACTAGCCACTATAAATCgattaaaataactttatttCGGTACTTaagataaaatgataaaaacgatattaaaataactttatttCGGTACTTaagataaaatgataaaaacgaGATTAGATTCTCAAACCTCAAGCAATGCAACAAATTTGTAAAACAGTATTAATCACCGATATATCAAATAATCGATGGCTATAACTCATTAAAAAAGACTATATTTTGATATATACCTTCAATAGTAAATTAATTATTCTCTAGCTAGCAGTGAAATGGAAGAAACACGAGGATAAAGTAATGTAAACAAGACTAGATCCCAAGTGACAACCTCATACACTGATACAACTTTACCAATTAACCTAGTTTGTGTATTATCAGGGCGAATCCTGGGAATTATTATACCATAGATCAAGTAAACATTATTTCTTCATGTGTGCTCAAATATTTTAACtataattttttcatattatatgttatacaatttaatatcaataaaattattaataaataccaAGATCACAACCTAAAAAGGCCTTGATATGGATTCcctagtatattatatattgtcAAAGcattaaataatactcccttcatttcctaatgttcttccggtttagaatattttgttttggagtaaaaaatttgattaagatttttaagacatatgtataataaaatatatctatgaGAGAtatcgttagattcgtcttaacgaacactttttatcatatattttttataatgcatatTTAGATATATTGAGGCTCGAAAAttgctttgaaaactgtgcaaaaaataaatggaaagaacaaaaaagaacggagggagtatattctACTTATAATGAAAAAGGTTTATAAGATTGAAACTCATAATCTTCAGTTCCATGCCTCTCCAGATTCTAATAATAGTTCctatgagcgagatacactATGATAcgatttcaaaaaaaacaatttaatcgACCATAAACTTAAGTTACTGGTTAAAgctccaaaatatattatactccATATTTTATCATACCGTCATAAGATCGCTTGTTTGTGTAATAAATATAGATAGAGTAGTATAATTTTGGTACTTCCAAGTGGTAAATCTACATTATCCCCTAGCAGTGAGATAAAAGAGATCTAGTCATAGTTTCAAAGTTCGTTGGTTGTTGATGGTTAAATACTCCTGCTTCTTAACTCTCCAACGACCTTAGTTGACTTTTATTACCTAAAATTTGCTGTCTTCTTAGTTGGTCAGTAGCTTACTTCTTAACTGCACTCTGCATGCACATTCTCACTTTTTCAACTCTATTTTACTCTTTTCGTCTAAGAGATTGCGACACTAATAATtgacacaaatattaagaaattaatagcAAACACTAAAttgtataaatataattaaaagtgaaagaaaatgaaaaaaaatacgttaataaatttttttttagaaattacgaaaatattacttaaaatagaaatattatagAGTTATAATGATAGGACTAAAGAAAAGTACGGTAATCTTTTGGATACAAAGGAAGTCTTACACATCTGTCCCATAATCAGTCACTCTTGTTCTCCCCTTCTATATATATACTTGTTACACACATTCATGTACAAATAAAACAATTCCCAATTCTCATATAGTCATATACAATTATACTCTTTCCTTAaatacattattcaaattaaacCATCATTATGGAACCTTtcactttgttacttttactagCAGTGATCACACTTTATATAGTATGGTTCAAATCACTAGCACGGCCATTACGCGGTCCACGTGTATGGCCGTTAGTGGGTAGTTTACCTGGCTTGATCGAGAATGGACACCGTATGCATGAGTGGATTGCGGAGAATCTTCGATCTTGTGGTGGTACGTACCAGACCTGTATATGCGCACTACCATTTTTAGCGCGCAAACAAGGCCTGGTTACTGTAACGTGCCACCCTAAGAATCTTGAGCATATACTTAAGGTTCGATTTGATAATTACCCAAAGGGTCCCACTTGGCAAGCAGTTTTTCGTGATTTGCTTGGTGAAGGGATTTTTAATTCGGATGGTCATACGTGGTTATTTCAAAGGAAAACAGCTGCACTTGAATTTACCACTCGAACCCTCCGACAAGCTATGGGTCGGTGGGTGAATCGGGCTATTAAGACCCGGTTTGTTCCGATTTTGAAAGAGGCAGAAGTTACAGGTAAACCCGTTGATCTACAAGACCTTTTGCTTAGGTTAACTTTTGATAACATTTGTGGGTTAGCTTTTGGTGGTAATCCCAAAACCCTTCAACCCGGTTTGCCTGAAAACGGGTTTGCATTGGCTTTTGATAAGGCTACTGAAGCTAGTCTTCAACGGTTTATTTTACCCGAGTTTATATGGAGGTTTAGAAAATGGGTCGGGCTTGGTATGGAGGTTACTTTGAGGGAGAGTGTTGCACACGTGGATAAGTATTTGACGAATATTATTGATACACGTAAGCATGAATTGACGAGTCAGCAATCAATCGGGGCCCATGATGACTTGTTGTCAAGGTTTATGAGGAAAGCAGAATCCTACTCTGATAAGTTCCTTCAACAAGTTGTACTTAATTTTATCCTAGCTGGACGTGACACGTCCTCTGTGGCGCTTAGTTGGTTTTTTTGGCTTGTTAGTAATCATCCACGTGTGGAAGAAAAAATCCTCTTGGAAATTTGTACTGTTCTAAGGGA harbors:
- the LOC130799665 gene encoding cytochrome P450 86A22-like, with the protein product MEPFTLLLLLAVITLYIVWFKSLARPLRGPRVWPLVGSLPGLIENGHRMHEWIAENLRSCGGTYQTCICALPFLARKQGLVTVTCHPKNLEHILKVRFDNYPKGPTWQAVFRDLLGEGIFNSDGHTWLFQRKTAALEFTTRTLRQAMGRWVNRAIKTRFVPILKEAEVTGKPVDLQDLLLRLTFDNICGLAFGGNPKTLQPGLPENGFALAFDKATEASLQRFILPEFIWRFRKWVGLGMEVTLRESVAHVDKYLTNIIDTRKHELTSQQSIGAHDDLLSRFMRKAESYSDKFLQQVVLNFILAGRDTSSVALSWFFWLVSNHPRVEEKILLEICTVLRETRGSDVTKWTDDPLEFEEVDRLIYLKAALSETLRLYPSVPQDSKHVVADDVLPDGTFVSSGSAITYSIYSVGRMKFIWGEDCLEFRPERWLSSDGKKIEITDSFKFVSFNAGPRICLGKDLAYLQMKSIAAAVLLRHRLNVTKGHKVEQKMSLTLFMKNGLVMDVHSRDLSPIVAKINQDTAE